The sequence below is a genomic window from Cryobacterium arcticum.
GGCGAACCCCTGTTCAAATCGGTCAGCGACGTTCTGCGCGGCCTGGGCTGGAGCCAGACGGCGCCGGAGACCCGCGGTGCCGTGCGGGACCGGTGGGAGGCGCTCAACGCCATCATGGGACTCGTCGACCAGGCGGCCCCCGGCACCTCGTTCCGGCAGTTCACCGACGAACTCATGGAACGCCAGGTCGGCCAGCACGAACCCACCGTCGCGGCCGTGACCCTGGCCACCCTGCACTCCGCCAAGGGCCTGGAGTGGGACGCGGTCTTCGTCGTCGGGCTGAGCGAAGGGCTCGTGCCGATCAGCTACGCCGGCACGTTCGACCAGGTCGATGAGGAACGCCGCCTGCTCTACGTGGGCGTCACCCGGGCCCGCAAGCGGCTGTCGCTCAGTTGGTCCGCGGCCGGAAGCCAGCAGCGTTCCCCGCGAGAACGATCACGTTTTCTGGCAGAAATCGGCATCCGCACCGCACGTGCGGCCGGTGCGCGCGGCGCCTGACCGACAGGCTGATCGCGTCGATCGCCAACGACGCGGCGGTGAACTCGTTCGAGGCGGCGAACAGCCGCTCGTGCACGATGCCCGCCACCGTGGCGGCGGCCTCGATGCCGAGCCGCGGCGTCTCGGTGGACGCCGTGCGGTAGAGCAGCTGGCAGGCGATGGCGGGCCAGGCCGGATCCTCATCGACCCGGTCCAGCTCCAGGCAGGTCAGGCAGGGGCCGGCGCCCGGCTCCACGAGCGGGCCGACCCGCACCTCGGCGTCGCTGAACAGCACCGGCAGGTGGGGAATGTCCCGCCGCAGCCAGCGGACGTGCCGCTCGGGAGCCAACACGAAGTGGTCGACGATCACCGCCAGGTCGGGCAGCGGCGGGGGCGACGCCGCACCGGTCGCGGCGAGGACCTCGGTCGTCACCACCGTGATGCTCAGCTCGCCCAGCAGACTGCGAATGCGATCGGCCGTGGCGCCGGCGCCGTCGACGCACACGACCGGGCGGTGGCCGGCCAGGGCCCGGTCGGCCGTAGTACCGCCGGAAGCGGTGCGGGGTCGGGCGTCGGACCGGGCAGCGTCGTCGGGCCCGGGGTGGGCGGTGCCCGGCGGGGAGGCACCCGCTGGAGCACCCGTGCCCGTCGAACCGTCTGCCACGGCGCCGGAATCCGCCGCTGTGTCGTTCGCTCCGGTCATGACGTCCGCCGTACCTCCCACCAGGGCCGGACCCAGGGCGCTCAGCAGGGCGGAGGTCGCCTCATCCGTTGCGCCGGCCTGCCGCCCGAGCATCAGCGCGCCGGACCGGGGCACGCCGCCGCGGAGCGCAGCGATGACGCCCTCCAGCGGCGCCGTGACCCCGGGCACGATCGCCAGCGGCCGGTCGATGCCCAGTTGGATGGTGTCCGGGGTGCGCCAGACGAGCGGATACCGCGGGTCGAGTCGAAGAATCATCCGGCGATTGTCTCCCGGGGGCGGCAGGGGGCGCGGGATTCATCCACAGGCGCCGGAGGCAGTCCCGCACCCCGGCCGACACGCACGCGACCGGCCGGCGCACACTCAACCGTGATCGCCGCGATGACGGCGCTTTCCGCAGGCGCAATCCAGACTCTGCGCCTAGGCTGACGCAATGACAGAGCAAACTTCTCCGCGGCGAGTCCTCGTTACCGGTGCCACCGGATACATCGGTGGCCGGCTGGTTCCCCGGCTCCTCGAGGCAGGGCATGACGTGCGGGTCCTTGTGCGCTCCCCGCAGAAGCTCACCGATGTGCCGTGGGCCAAGGACGTCGACATCGTCGAGGGCGACCTGGGCAACCCGGAGTCGCTGGCCGCGGCGAGCACGGGCATCGACGTGTTCTACTACCTCGTGCACTCGATGGGAGCCAAGGGCGACTTCGAGCAGACCGAGCGCGAGGCCGCCCGGAACGTCGCCACGGCAGCGGCCGAGGCCGGGGTCTCCCGCATCGTCTACCTCGGCGGACTGCACCCGGACACCGACACCCTGTCACCGCACCTGCGGTCCCGCGCGGAGGTCGGCCGTATCCTGCTGGCATCCGGCGTGCCCACCGTGGCCTTCCAGGCGGGCGTGGTGATCGGGTCCGGCTCCACGTCCTTCGAGATGATCCGGCACCTCACCGATGTGCTCCCGTACATGCCCGCGCCCAAGTGGGTGCGCAACTTCATCCAGCCCATCGCCGTGCGCGATGTGCTGTACTACCTGCTCGCGGCGGCCGACGTGCCCGCCGACGTGAACCGCACCTTCGACATCGGTGGGCCCGACGTGCTGCGCTACGGCCAGATGATGAACGGCTACGCCCTCGAGGCCGGCCTGCACCAGCGTCCCATCGCCGCGCTCCCGGTGCTCACGCCGTGGCTGGCCTCGCAGTGGGTCAACCTGGTCACCCCCATCCCCAGGAGCCTGGCCATTCCCATCATCGCCTCGCTTCAGTACGACTGCGTGATGCACGAGCACGACATCGACGCGGTGATCCCGCCGCCCGCCGGCGGTCTCACCACGTATCGCCGGGCCGTTCGCCTGGCGCTCGGCCGTATGCGCGACGGCGACGTGGAGACCAGTTGGCAGAACGCGGCCACCGAGGGCGCGTCGAGCAACCCGCTGCCCAGCGACCCCGATTGGGCCGGCCACCTCGTCTACACCGACCTCAAGGAGAAGAAGACGTCGGCCAAGCCGGCCGACTTGTGGCGCGTCATCGAGAGCATCGGCGGCGACAACGGATGGTATTCCTTCCCGCTGGCCTGGGCCGTGCGCGGCTGGATGGACAAGCTTGTCGGGGGAGTGGGGCTGCGACGCGGCCGGCGTCACCCCGATCGTTTGCAGACCGGTGACGTGCTCGACTTCTGGCGCGTGGAACGCATCGACCGGGGCAGCTTCCTGCGCCTGCGGGCGGAAATGCTTGTTCCCGGACGTGCCTGGCTGGAGATGCGCGCAGAACCCACGGCTGATGGCGGCTCGATCTACCGGCAGCGCGCTGTGTTCTTCCCGCGCGGATTGGGCGGCCGACTCTACTGGTTCTCGATCCTGCCCTTCCACGGTGTGATCTTCACTGGCATGGCCAACCGCATCACGGAAGCAGCCGAGACCGAGGCCGCAACCGTGCACGCGGAGACCGCCGTGGCCGACTCCGGCGTCACGGATTCCGCCGCAAGCACCCCGCCGGAAACCCCGGAGACCGCCGAGGCCGCGGCCCTGACCTAGCAGCCGATCAGATCGGGGTAGCCGTCCGGCCGAGGAGAGGTTCCAGTCGTCAGCCTGTCGGTGCACAATCTCTCTGCTCGGGTTCGTCGAACCCGGTGACCCGCCCTGCGTTGGGGGCCATGCCCCTCTATTCCTGGCATTGTGAGCAGCGTCCCGGTGCACAATTTCGTAGCACGCGCACACGGAAACACGTGATTCCAATCTCGGGCTAAATGGGCAGGCTCTGGCCAAAAAAAGTTCTCCACAACCTTGTTTTTCGGGCACACAAAGGTGCGAGATCGGGCTACTCTCACTGCATGTCCAGCCTCGCAGCAATCTTCGCCCCCGACACCGTCCCGGAGCCGGCCCGTCCGGCCTCCGCGACGGTGCCGCCGGCGCTGGCTGCGGTGCCGGTTCTGGCCGAGGTTCGCCCGGCGGGCCCGGCGGGTTCGTTGGCCGAGGCGGTCGCGGCGGTCGCCCGCTGGGGGTCGTGCAGCGCCGATTACGACGCCCTGTCGGACGCGGATGCTCTCGCGTGCCAACGCGATATCGCCCGGCTGTCGGAGACGGTCGGTACCCGGCAGGTGTGGGTGGCGAAGACCATCGCGCACCGGTCCCGGCCGGAGTTGGGCCAGTCCGGTCTGGCGCAGCAGCAGGGGTATCTGAACCCGGACGGTTTGATTCAAAAGCTCACCGGGTCGACCAAGGCCGACGCGCGCCGGCTCGTGGACGTGGGCCGGATGCTCGCCGACAACGAGGCCGCCGCCGCGCAGGCCGCCGCCGCCGCCGAAGACGAAGCCGCCCGCAGACTCCTCGACGAGCTCGACGGTGCTGGCGGGGACCCGGAGTCGACGGGGCTCGACGGCCAGAACGAACTCGACGGCCTGAACGGGCCGGAGGGGCTGGACGGGGTGGGCATTCCGGGCATTGATCCGGCGTTGCTGCCGTGGCACCACAAGATCTCCGAGGCCGTGACCTGCGGGGCCCTGTCCGTGGCGGCCGCCCACGCGATCCGCACCGGGCTCGGTGACATCGACACCGTCGTGACGGGGCCGGTCCTCGCGACCGCCGTCGAGGAGTTGCTCCGGGATGCCCGAACGCTGAACGTGGACCAGTTGCTCAAGCGGGCCCGCCGTACCCGGGACTCCCTGGACGCGGCCGGCATCATCGTGCGGGAACAAAAAGCGTGGGACGACCGCTCCCTGCGCGTGTGGACGAACCCGTCCGGCCAGGTGCACCTGCACGGGGTGTTCCCGCCCGAGCAGGGAGCGTTCGTCCTCTCCGCCTACGACAGCCTCACCAGTCCCCGCCGCGGTGGGGTGCGCTTCGTCGACCCGGCCCGCGCGAAGTGGGCGCAAAGCGTGCGCGATGACCCGCGCAGCACGGAGCAGATCGCCGCGGACGGTTTCCTTGCCCTCCTCAAAGCCGGCACCGAGATCAACCCCAACCGCATCCTCGGCGGCCGCCAGCCCTCCATCCGCATCATCACCCACCAGGCCACCCCCGGCACGGCACCCACCCCGACGCCGACCACCCCCGGCACGGCACCCACCCCGACGCCGACCACCCCCTGCACCCGCACTCCTGCCACCACCGAGAACCCCACCAGGACCGCGAATCCTGCCGCCACCGAGCACCCCGGCCGCACCGGCACCCCTTCCGACACCGAAACCACTGCCCCCGCGGGGAATTCAGCCTTCACCGGGACGGATACCCCCACCGGCACCTCAATACCCACGTGGACCTTCTCCACCGCAGCATCACCGACCCCGGCACCCCACCTCAACGGCCCAGCG
It includes:
- a CDS encoding TOMM precursor leader peptide-binding protein, whose translation is MILRLDPRYPLVWRTPDTIQLGIDRPLAIVPGVTAPLEGVIAALRGGVPRSGALMLGRQAGATDEATSALLSALGPALVGGTADVMTGANDTAADSGAVADGSTGTGAPAGASPPGTAHPGPDDAARSDARPRTASGGTTADRALAGHRPVVCVDGAGATADRIRSLLGELSITVVTTEVLAATGAASPPPLPDLAVIVDHFVLAPERHVRWLRRDIPHLPVLFSDAEVRVGPLVEPGAGPCLTCLELDRVDEDPAWPAIACQLLYRTASTETPRLGIEAAATVAGIVHERLFAASNEFTAASLAIDAISLSVRRRAHRPHVRCGCRFLPENVIVLAGNAAGFRPRTN
- a CDS encoding SDR family oxidoreductase: MTEQTSPRRVLVTGATGYIGGRLVPRLLEAGHDVRVLVRSPQKLTDVPWAKDVDIVEGDLGNPESLAAASTGIDVFYYLVHSMGAKGDFEQTEREAARNVATAAAEAGVSRIVYLGGLHPDTDTLSPHLRSRAEVGRILLASGVPTVAFQAGVVIGSGSTSFEMIRHLTDVLPYMPAPKWVRNFIQPIAVRDVLYYLLAAADVPADVNRTFDIGGPDVLRYGQMMNGYALEAGLHQRPIAALPVLTPWLASQWVNLVTPIPRSLAIPIIASLQYDCVMHEHDIDAVIPPPAGGLTTYRRAVRLALGRMRDGDVETSWQNAATEGASSNPLPSDPDWAGHLVYTDLKEKKTSAKPADLWRVIESIGGDNGWYSFPLAWAVRGWMDKLVGGVGLRRGRRHPDRLQTGDVLDFWRVERIDRGSFLRLRAEMLVPGRAWLEMRAEPTADGGSIYRQRAVFFPRGLGGRLYWFSILPFHGVIFTGMANRITEAAETEAATVHAETAVADSGVTDSAASTPPETPETAEAAALT
- a CDS encoding DUF222 domain-containing protein, with the translated sequence MSSLAAIFAPDTVPEPARPASATVPPALAAVPVLAEVRPAGPAGSLAEAVAAVARWGSCSADYDALSDADALACQRDIARLSETVGTRQVWVAKTIAHRSRPELGQSGLAQQQGYLNPDGLIQKLTGSTKADARRLVDVGRMLADNEAAAAQAAAAAEDEAARRLLDELDGAGGDPESTGLDGQNELDGLNGPEGLDGVGIPGIDPALLPWHHKISEAVTCGALSVAAAHAIRTGLGDIDTVVTGPVLATAVEELLRDARTLNVDQLLKRARRTRDSLDAAGIIVREQKAWDDRSLRVWTNPSGQVHLHGVFPPEQGAFVLSAYDSLTSPRRGGVRFVDPARAKWAQSVRDDPRSTEQIAADGFLALLKAGTEINPNRILGGRQPSIRIITHQATPGTAPTPTPTTPGTAPTPTPTTPCTRTPATTENPTRTANPAATEHPGRTGTPSDTETTAPAGNSAFTGTDTPTGTSIPTWTFSTAASPTPAPHLNGPARPDPLIPPGPTSHVDGPARPDPVVPPGAGLLLLRDLDEILAPPPDLTAHGYLEGNPAPLSQPTLDRLTCDSGSLPITFSTDNQPLNLGRDERLFTPAQRIALAARDGGCRWGDCDKPPAFTETHHIDHWLRDHGTTDIRHGILLCNPHHRLLHNQGWQIFENQGHYWLRPPATIDPGQTLIEMPSKTPHQH